AATGGCAGCAGCAGTCTATCTCAGAGTAACATATTCAGGCAACTCATCAGTCGTCACGCTAGTAAAACATACTCAGAAGACCATTAATCTCAATGATGTGCCAGTATTCTTATGGACTGACTTCTCAGTCACTCTCGCATGGGTAAAAAACAATCCAATGAGATAGAAAGAGTTTGTGGGCAATCGAGTATCGGCCATTCACGATGCTACCCCACATGCTCATTGGAGATTCACATCAGGAAAACTCAACCCAGCTGATTGTACTTCTCGGGGCTTAAGCGCTTCTCAACTCATTGAATACGCATTGTGGTGGACTGGACCACCATGGCTCTCGCAATCTCCAGAATTTTGACCATCAGCGGTAGCACCATCTCTAGAACATGATTTGGAAGAAATACCAGGCATTTCACTTTCAGTAACGTCTCCGCCAGTAGTATGGGATCTCATTGACTTACCTCAAGTCAAATCCTTCAATAAAGGCCTTCTGAAGCTGCTCAGAATCACGGCAATTTGTCAGTGAGCGATTTCAAGATTTAAACGAGTTCCGAAATCTAGTTTAGCCATCTCACCAATTAATCCAGCTGACTTAAAAGCTGCAAAGTAGTTCTGGATACGGGAGACTCAACGTGCATACTCCTTTTTAGAAATAAAGACTATACAAGCTGGCAAGGGACTTCATAAGAATCATGTTCTTTCTCGACTGACGGCAATAGTTGACCACATTGGCATATTGCGAGTTGGAGGTCGTCTCCAGAATTCTCAACTGTCTGAGGACAGTAAACACCCAGCGATACTGCCCCGGAACAGTAAGCTCTCAGATCTAATCATCGCAGATGCTCACTCAAGAACTCTTCATGGTGGCACTCAGTTAACCCTATCTCACGTCAGAAAGACTTGTTGGATCATCGGTAGCCGAGCTCCCATAAAATCATTCATTCAATGATGCCTCGTGTGCGCTCGAATACGTGGGGTTCGAGCTCAACAACTCATGGCTCCACTTCCGACTTCTCGAGTAACACTATCTCTAGTGTTTGAGAACACTGGAGTAGATTATGCAGGTCCTATCACATTAAAAACCTTTCAAGGTCGAGGTACAAAAAGCTTCAAAGGCTGGATTGCAGTCTTTGTCTGTTTCACGACCTCAGCAATTCACCTAGAAGCAGTTTCAGACTACTCAGCAGAAGGATTTCTCAAAGTGTTTAGACGTTTTACCAGTCGTCGTGGAATTTACAAGACTATTCGAAGTGACTGCGGCACGAATTTTAAAGGTGCTGACGCTATTCTCAAAGACTTATTTCGACAATTAACAAAGGAATCTCAAGAACTTCAACGGATTCTCGCTAACGACGGAATTAAGTGGATTTTCAATTCACCTGGGGCGCCTCATATGGGTGGAAAGTGGGAAGCAGCGGTCAAGTCCGTAAAACACCACCTGCAACGAACCATCTCAGACACGCTTCTCACTTTCGAAGACTTCTCCACCTTCCTCGCCCAAGTGGAAGCGGTACTTAACTCACGACCTCTCAGTGCTCTATCAGACGACCCTGAAGACATCTCAGCCTTAACGCCAGGACACTTCATTCGTGGAGAAGCTCTGACTACAATACCAGAACCATCGTTATCCTCTGTACCTGAATCAAGACTCTCTCATTTCCAACGAATTCATGAACGATTTCAGACATTTTGGGATAGGTGGTCAACGGAATGCCTTCAAGCTCATCAGTCGATTTCTAAATGGCAGAAAACTCAAGACAACATTCAAGTGGGCTCATTAGTTCTTCTCACCGACGAGCGATTTCTACCATCAAAGTGGCCTCTTGCTCGAGTCATTCAGCTCCATCTTGGTCATGATGAATTATGTAGAGTAGTAACCGTCAAAACCGCCACCTCGACTCTTACTCGACCGATTGTCAAGCTCACTCTACTGCCAATTTCTCCTTATCGAGACGACTTGCAAGAAGAAGATTCTAATTCCTCACATGGCTGCGGAattagggggggggggggggggagtgTTCGTAAGTAACTCATCAACTTTACGCGGACTATGGAGAAGCATCCTACCACATTAACTTCGCGCGGACCTCAGCACTGCGAGTTTTTTTCCCACCTCACCACCCGACTTCTCATTGGCCAGTTCTTAAGTTTTCCCTTTCTCCTCGACTCCGAGACTTCTCATTGGAGCACAGATACCGATGCCTCCCACTCCGCAGAGAACTTACCTCTCGGGTATAAAAGAAGGGACGCTCAGAGCGGCAGCGCATTAATTCTTGATCCGTCTGACTGTTAAGAATACTTCTACAAATAGCGAGCAAGGCTATACCTCATCAACTCATCGAACTATTCAAGTGCACAAGCTTGACTAGACTTCAGATTATTCTCACAACAAATGAGTTCTTTTAAAAACTCTCCTTTTCAGTTGACGAGCCCTTCTCAGCGCTAGCCAACTAGACCTCTGGGTCTTGTAAGAAAACTTCTCGTTATCCAGTACTAGCTTTTTTTTAGGGCTAGTATACTCAACTAACAAACGGTTCTTCTCAGGACCTCTCACCTGCAGCTAACGTAACCAAACCGAACGGTCTTTCTCAAGACCAAATTGGCCGTTCTCGAGGCCACCACATAACTAAGACGTAAGAATTCACTTCAATACATAACAATCCACCGGCAGACTACTCTTCTGAACAGCAGTGcataaatgatatgatatatcaataacaagattaacattagttatgatgataatattctctatatctactcgtcgtttaatattgtaataggctttttattaaaaaaatatgagtattaatttcaagtatgacactttgatgtatcacaatcaaattttaagcTTAGATTATTTCATTAGTGGATTTCattgaaagcaaattattGCCTTGGTCCTTATAGTCTAGTCAACATGTGCCTTTTAGGTCAAAGATTTATATTCGCCTCGGAAAATTATGatcaaggtgtcattcgattCGTCATCACATCtagaaactttttaaaaaatttggagtgGGGCttgcaaaaattacaaaagttataaacaatttagtaaaaaaaaaatcggtctgtcagttgaccctgcgggccagccccaaaacttcccgctgttttcgagctcgctgagctcgaaaacattattgtgaatatattttcgagctcttcgagctcgcaaatacttttgtatgccattgttttgtaaaaaaccattttttagcatttccttctttcgcgatatctcgcgaacgaattaaccgattttgatggtttaggtggcaatcgacgcgttttatcaagttctaaagctggtcgaattttgaaattgatttattcagccgtttttgagaaatttcaaaaaaaccaaggaaaaaatttttttttgaattctttcgtcaacggtttctcttgaacgaatgaaccgattttgatggttgaggtggcattcgacgcggcttatagagttttagagctgattagattttgaaatcaatctaTCGAGCGaattggaagttatccaaataaaacatttttgaaaaaattttatttttgaaatatctctgaacgcaccctaccgattaagttcaaatttttacggcctcaagacattaacaagccgcgtcgaatgacacctcaacgatcaaaatcggttcatccgttcaagagttatggatatttacatacatacatacgtacgtacgtacgtacacacatacatacactcggacatcatcgtgaaattagtcaggatagcttcctaaaACCTCAAAACTTCCAaatttgatagaaattcggtttttgcaaatcggaccgaaaccaataacttcccgaatttttgaaaattttcaattttcttagcgggaagttaaaaaaggggggttttgttttttgcgaatatctcaaaaagtatccaaaatttttgatatttaaaaaaaaaaaccaaaaataggaagaaatttcctaaaaaaaagtcctactTCCCCGAACTCTGGaaccaatatttataatttttctaagggttgaaaaaaatattatttaaacttattaaatatgaaaattaaaaaatgaaaaaattcaggcaCCTACAAGATAGATCAATGAACAATAATCcggtgattaaaaattattaccgcgatttttcaattagttatccattaattaattaacaatttttgtagCACGAACATCAACATTGAAAGTGCGATAATTgttaaactattaattttggattttcttcCTTTTATGGAGCTATCTTACAAAGGCTATAGAATAGATTACcgttggaaaaataaaaaaattgttaattttttcactttgttattaacaatttacttaagtcaaaaattatcaacctcgattaaacatagaaaaaaatatttttttcataatattgCTATTGGTCCGTTTTCTTATGATCATAAGCtacttaaaaatgatttttaataattattatcccatattgtttaaaaaattgttataaacaaatgcgtTGTTTATAagataatcaaaaaatttttcttcataacATAATCtttgatgaaaattatgatttaaaaaaaaaccgtttcttaaaaaaattttttcatcacttAAAAACTCCTTCGTTaattaactatattttttaccacttgttataaaaattaaggaaccatttttttttctaaaatcattatttatctTGCTCTTCgatgtctaaaaaaaatttttttatttttaatcaaattttaattgtttacacaataaacaatttgttataatcaattggattttttatttacatttttttttactctaaaaaatACAACAAAAACAGTCCAGTATCAactttcgtaaaaaaattgatttttcgattttttacttaattttaagTTCTTTCGTGTATTCAAACTTACCTCTCGCGCCtgcttttctttatttattattaatattacttaTAAGCTATTGCAAATACAATGAATACATCAagactttattttttcaaaattagctACTCAACAAATTTATAACTAAGCTAAAACtctaacttaattatttatataatttttttgcaattatttataaaaattgaagagaaacattttttttttgtttgtagaATCGAAATATTTCATTAACTATAACAAATACGTCAAAAGTTACAAATATCTTTTTCATTCCGCATtagttcataaataaattgagcTCCTAGCTGAGGCTGTAACTGTATaatcttaaaaattatgaataaattaatgaataaaattttttttattttaacatatttattcataattttcaagATTATACAGTTACAGCCTCAGCTAGGAGCTCAAATGGTTTATGAACTAATGCAAAATGAAAAAGATATTGGTAACTTTTGTCGTATTTATTATAGTTAATGAGATATttcgattttaaaaacaaaaagaaaatttttttcttcaatttttataaataattgcaaaaaaattataaaaataattaagttagaGCTTTAGTGTAAAATGAGCGAATGCTCTgtgggattctggtgtaggtgtggttaattcaataactaagaattaacacaaaaattacagataatagaatagatctttatttaacaatatgtacactgaataactgtaagaaaaatacttaataGCGAATGCAACTGCAAGATAcacgatagcgaatgcgactgtaAAAGAATACGCGTATGAATTCGACACGTGGTCGATAGCGGTTAATGACGCGataattaatgtataattaataacacgcaagcaacaattcaatatatactcaataattagtagcctTGATATACTAGCTAATTATTAAGAATAGTTAAGCGGAGATTTAGCGGAGCGGTTCAGACTTATATCACACTAGTGATATATTGAGCGAAGCGGTTAGATGGATAGCTGTATTCGTACTGATCGATGTAGATTAGAAATAGAGACGTCGTTTTCTTCCTTCGtggctgctcggtggtgacgtggcagcatggctgcagtaacgaattttcccattggcttaaaagcgcgccaacaggaaatagttagccgccaatttctctgattggccggctggtagcgggttctcatgccgacgtgacacggtcatgagcaagaaattgtaTGTGTCGGGCCcaaatagcgagtgacccggcactatactgacattcaagtcagtagcgagttcggctgctcccgtacgtagcgaaagtacacgaagcttttcaaaatgattaagctcgtgactgaacatttagcttaattataaatttgttgaGTAGCTAATTTAGAAGAAATAAAGTCTTGATTaatttgttgta
The Microplitis mediator isolate UGA2020A chromosome 6, iyMicMedi2.1, whole genome shotgun sequence genome window above contains:
- the LOC130670429 gene encoding uncharacterized protein LOC130670429; the protein is MAPLPTSRVTLSLVFENTGVDYAGPITLKTFQGRGTKSFKGWIAVFVCFTTSAIHLEAVSDYSAEGFLKVFRRFTSRRGIYKTIRSDCGTNFKGADAILKDLFRQLTKESQELQRILANDGIKWIFNSPGAPHMGGKWEAAVKSVKHHLQRTISDTLLTFEDFSTFLAQVEAVLNSRPLSALSDDPEDISALTPGHFIRGEALTTIPEPSLSSVPESRLSHFQRIHERFQTFWDRWSTECLQAHQSISKWQKTQDNIQVGSLVLLTDERFLPSKWPLARVIQLHLGHDELCRVVTVKTATSTLTRPIVKLTLLPISPYRDDLQEEDSNSSHGCGIRGGGGGSVRK